A region of the Zhihengliuella halotolerans genome:
GCCCGCTGCGGAAGCCGCGGATTCGATCGCGTCCGCCAGGGTCTCGAGGGTCCCGGCGGCGGCGCCGACGGCCTCGGCGCGGGTCGCGACCGCTTGTCGGGCGAGGAGGTCGATATTGGCGCCACCGGAGAGCGCGGCGACCTCGAAGCGGTCGGGGGCGGCGGCGATGACCTCAAGCCCCTGCGTGCCGATGGAGCCGGTCGATCCGATCAGGGTGACGCGGCGCGGGCTGGCGCCCTCGAGACTGTCCAGGGGGAAGGCGAAGGTTGATTCACTCACCCGAGCCATTCTTCCAGACGCGCTCAGGCCGCCGAGTCCTCACTCAACGCGGTTCGTTTGGCCGCACCGGTGGCGCGGCCGCTCCCGACGGCGATCGCCCAGCCGTAGGCGACGACCAGTCCGACGACGACGGTGGCATGGTAGCTGAAGCGCTCGAAGCCGATCTGCGGGCTGGTCAGGTAGTAGGACAGCACGCACAGGATCGTCGAGAGCAGGCCGACAAATCCGGCCAAGCGGCTCGGGCGACCGCCGGCGTAGAGCGCAATGGCGGCGATAACGAGAGCCACCGCTGGGATCCCGCCGAGGATCAGCAGTGCGGGGATCGGGTGGATCTCCCCCATGCTCGCGGCCATCTGCAAACGAGGGGCGACGGCAAGGTACGCTTCAGCGCCGCCAACCACGGCGAGAACGGAGCCAACCAAGGCGCCTATTAGGGATTTCACGGGTGTCCTTTCACATGATTCAGGTCAGTCAACCCCAATCTGCCAAACCCGCGCCCCCGTGTCACATCACGGGCTCGCGCGCCGACCTGTGAGTTCTCACAGGTCGGCGCGGATCGGGTCAGTCGTCGCCGACCTGAACGTCCACCTCGATGTTCCCGCGCGTCGCGTTGGAGTAGGGGCAGACCTCGTGCGCGCGGTCGGCGAGCTCACGGGCCAGTGCCGGCTCGACGTCGGGAATCACGACCTCCAGCGTGACGGCCAGACCGAAGCCGCCGTCGTCGTTGCTGCCGATCTGCACGCGCGCGCCGACGCTGGACCCGTCGATCTTGACTTTGCGCTCGCGTGCGGCGAGGGCCAGTGCGCTGTGGAAGCAGGCCGAATATCCGGCGGCGAAGAGCTGCTCCGGGTTGGAGCCGTTGCCGGATCCGCCCATCGCGGCGGGCACGGCGAGGTCGAGATCGACCCGGCCGTCGGGGGTGGTGACGCGGCCGTCGCGGCCGGCACCGACGGCGAGGGCTTCTGCAGTGTAGAGGGGGTTCATGCGGTTTCCTTTCGGGTGGTGACGCCGGGGCGTCAGGAGCACAGCTTGGCGAGCAGGCCGCGCAATCGCTCGGCTTCGTCGATCGTGAGGCCGAGCCGGCCGAAGAGTTCGGCCGGGATGCCCGCGGCCCGTTGGCGCAGCGCGGCACCAGCCTCGGTGAGGTGGATGCGGACCCGGCGCTCGTCGGCGTCGTCACGGCGCCGCTCGACGAGCCCGGCCGCGGCCATGCGCTTGAGCAGCGGCGACAGGGTCCCGCTGTCCAGGTGCAGGCGGTCGCCGATCTCTGACACGAGGACACCGTCTGACTCCCAGAGGACCAGCAGCACAAGGTACTGCGGGTAGGTCAGCGACAGCGGGGCCAGCAGCTCGCGGTAGGCGGCTGCGATCCGCTGCTGCGAGGCATACACGGGGAAGCAGAGCTGCGCGTCCAGGGAGAGCGGGTCACGGGCCGGGGTTTCGGGCATGCTTTAAACATAGCGCACAACTTAGTTGCGCACAATTTATATTTGGTCAAGCCCCTCGCTCGATGATGAGCCTCGCCTTTTTCAGCACCACCTCGTCGACCATTTGCCCGCGGAAGACGAACGCACCCGCGCTCTCCGCGGCCTCACTCAGCAAGGCGCGGGCCCACTCGATCTCCTCGATGCTCGGCCGGTAGCCTGCGCGGATCACCTCGGCCTGGCCGGGGTGGATGCACGCCGTCGCGGCGAAGCCCTGCGCGACGGCGTCCTCGACCTCGACAGCGAGGCCCGCATGGTCACGCACGTCGAGGTAGACGGCGTCGATCGTCGCTTTCC
Encoded here:
- a CDS encoding organic hydroperoxide resistance protein, giving the protein MNPLYTAEALAVGAGRDGRVTTPDGRVDLDLAVPAAMGGSGNGSNPEQLFAAGYSACFHSALALAARERKVKIDGSSVGARVQIGSNDDGGFGLAVTLEVVIPDVEPALARELADRAHEVCPYSNATRGNIEVDVQVGDD
- a CDS encoding MarR family winged helix-turn-helix transcriptional regulator, translating into MPETPARDPLSLDAQLCFPVYASQQRIAAAYRELLAPLSLTYPQYLVLLVLWESDGVLVSEIGDRLHLDSGTLSPLLKRMAAAGLVERRRDDADERRVRIHLTEAGAALRQRAAGIPAELFGRLGLTIDEAERLRGLLAKLCS